The following are encoded together in the Salvia hispanica cultivar TCC Black 2014 chromosome 6, UniMelb_Shisp_WGS_1.0, whole genome shotgun sequence genome:
- the LOC125192800 gene encoding TNF receptor-associated factor homolog 1a-like isoform X3, whose amino-acid sequence MTGVATGEAGAGRSFEGVSTGQQQSRCQSGEAIAEWRSSEQVENGSPSTSPPYWDSDDDDDGGPKPSDLFGKYTWKIEKFSQINKRELRSNAFEVGGYKWYILIYPQGCDVCNHLSLFLCVANHDKLLPGWSHFAQFTIAVVNKDPKKSKYSDTLHRFWKKEHDWGWKKFMELSKVLDGFIDADNLIIKAQVQVIRERADRPFRCLDCLYRRELVRVYLTNVEQICRRFVEERRAKLGKLLEDKATWSSFCAFWLGIDQSSRRRMSREKSESILKVVVKQFFIEKEVTSTLVMDSLYSGLKALEGQNKGKKSKGKYLEAEELPVPIVGIEKDTFILVDDVLLLLERAAMEPLPPKDEKGPQNRTKDGTVGEEFNKDSIERDERRLTELGRRTIEIFVLAHIYSKIEVAYQEAVALKKQEELIREEEEKSRRGVDKEKKSKKKQAKQKKNNRKGKDKVKDDKPGCTVHDMIEQDSSSAERIEIAAEPETVLEKSDAVEDASDASDSVDGVPEILLPDSDDRDVSPVKSDTGTSEVHPPTGAPGSVTRGLPTGQNGTEGRPLSAVDDSSSNCSSDSVLSVRSGPQKGNSYDKNIKSPSRGRNSHSKKTSGTCEWVNEEPRQPFEAVQNARNTNDTSRCPNGAEQPSQAAGQSLQEKVRNGNVQKAGKKVEETGSLHNISKTKNDIEVEARGDNGARVTSSLKSPSNGTLLAAPVKVDTRSNASVSQVLVKKPSSNSPKQAVNPVLSVNSSENTPISKPVPQKFATLRPADKPAGYQKHTVNEKILTQEVIETAQQKPAASKPAEKPSGQKPVGTEKLSSHEVPATSDKPSIPPIPVMSRPLSAPLVAGPRPTVSMVSMVQTAPVLARSVSAAGRLGPESTAYGSQNYVPQSYRNAMMGGPSAGSSSTYSHNHSASSVNGTMWMDRPQRVVDGNRNLHRDHNSLASELHGLELNGTINSRSQDQLPSEYPACTSGRLSNHVLPDEFPHLDIINDLLDDGHGVGMSSRMNSDYQMFSSTPHHINRQYTFPGDPNMSGGAGPSASACRFDRTRSYHDDGYQHSYGTPGRSYDTLRDMVPPGSSRPYANGQADSYMASQWQMSGSDPQLRNMDSDGYSYHLPEYQNLSAGINGYTAFRPSNRP is encoded by the exons ATGACTGGAGTTGCAACTGGGGAGGCTGGAGCTGGAAGATCATTTGAAGGGGTTTCAACTGGGCAACAGCAGTCTCGATGTCAGTCTGGGGAAGCAATAGCTGAATGGAGGTCTTCGGAGCAGGTTGAAAATGGGAGTCCATCTACTTCGCCCCCGTACTGGGACAGtgatgacgatgatgatggAG GACCAAAGCCATCTGATTTATTCGGAAAGTATACTTGGAAGATTGAGAAATTTTCTCAAATCAACAAAAGAGAACTTCGTAGCAATGCATTTGAAGTTGGAGGCTACAAATG gtatattttgatttatccaCAAGGCTGCGATGTCTGCAATCATCtttctttgtttctttgtGTTGCAAATCATGACAAGCTTCTTCCAG GGTGGAGTCACTTTGCGCAGTTCACAATTGCTGTTGTGAATAAAGATCCAAAAAAGTCCAAATATTCTg ATACATTACATCGTTTTTGGAAGAAGGAACATGACTGGGGATGGAAGAAATTTATGGAGCTATCAAAGGTGCTAGATGGATTTATTGATGctgataatttgataattaaagCTCAAGTTCAGGTTATTAG GGAGAGAGCCGATCGACCTTTTCGTTGCCTTGACTGTCTATATCGGAGGGAACTTGTAAGAGTGTACTTAACGAATGTCGAACAGATTTGTCGGCGTTTTGTGGAAGAACGTAGGGCAAAACTCGGAAAACTATTAGAGGATAAAGCTACATGGTCTAG tTTCTGTGCTTTCTGGTTGGGTATTGACCAAAGTTCCCGCCGCCGTATGTCCCGAGAGAAGTCAGAGTCCATTCTGAAAGTTGTTGTGAAACAATTTTTCATAGAAAAGGAGGTGACATCCACTCTTGTCATGGATTCTTTGTATAGTGGTTTGAAAGCCCTTGAAGGCCAGAATAAGGGTAAAAAGAGTAAGGGCAAGTATTTAGAGGCAGAAGAATTACCAGTTCCTATAGTTGGCATTGAGAAAGATACGTTCATTTTGGTGGATGATGTATTGCTACTGCTAGAGCGGGCAGCTATGGAACCGTTGCCTCCAAAGGATGAGAAGGGTCCCCAAAATCGTACTAAG GATGGGACTGTAGGAGAGGAGTTCAACAAAGATTCTATTGAACGTGACGAGAGGAGACTTACTGAATTGGGTAGACGAACTATTGAGATATTTGTATTGGCCCACATATACAg taaaattgaGGTGGCATACCAAGAGGCCGTTGCCCTCAAGAAGCAAGAAGAACTCATCCGTGAAGAGGAGGAAAAATCCAGGCGAGGAGTTGATAAGGAAAAAAAGTCTAAAAAGAAACAG gcaaaacagaaaaagaataaCCGAAAAGGAAAGGataaagtgaaggatgacaaaccAGGCTGCACTGTCCATGACATGATTGAGCAAGATAGTTCTTCAGCTGAAAGAATAGAAATAGCTGCTGAGCCAGAAACTGTACTTGAAAAATCTGACGCAGTTGAAGATGCTTCTGATGCATCTGATTCTGTAGATGGTGTTCCCGAAATACTCCTACCTGATTCTGACGATAGAGATGTCAGTCCTGTCAAATCGGATACAGGTACTTCTGAAGTGCACCCCCCCACAGGAGCGCCGGGCAGTGTTACTAGAGGTCTTCCTACTGGGCAGAATGGCACAGAAGGAAGACCTCTATCTGCTGTAGATGATAGCTCTTCAAATTGTTCCTCTGACTCTGTGCTTTCTGTTAGAAGTGGGCCACAGAAAGGCAATTCATatgataaaaacataaaatctcCTAGCAG AGGGAGGAACAGCCATAGCAAGAAGACTTCTGGCACATGTGAGTGGGTTAATGAAGAACCTAGGCAACCATTTGAAGCTGTTCAAAATGCAAGGAACACAAATGACACATCTCGATGTCCGAATGGTGCTGAACAGCCATCTCAGGCTGCTGGTCAGTCTTTGCAGGAGAAGGTGAGAAATGGGAATGTGCAGAAAGCAGGGAAAAAG gTTGAAGAAACTGGTTCCCTGCATAACATTTCGAAGACTAAAAATGACATTGAAGTTGAAGCACGTGGGGATAATGGTGCGCGTGTAACTTCCTCGCTCAAGAGCCCTTCAAATGGAACACTACTAGCTGCTCCAGTGAAGGTGGATACAAGGAGCAATGCTTCAGTTAGTCAAGTCCTGGTCAAGAAACCATCCTCAAATAGTCCTAAACAAGCTGTCAACCCTGTACTTTCAGTGAATTCATCTGAAAATACTCCCATATCGAAACCTGTACCTCAAAAATTTGCTACCTTAAGACCTGCTGACAAGCCTGCTGGATATCAAAAGCACACTGTGAATGAGAAGATTCTGACACAGGAAGTGATTGAAACTGCCCAGCAGAAGCCTGCAGCCTCGAAACCTGCCGAGAAACCCTCTGGACAGAAACCCGTTGGAACTGAAAAGCTTTCCTCACATGAAGTGCCTGCCACGTCCGACAAGCCCTCCATTCCGCCGATACCCGTTATGTCAAGACCCTTGAGTGCCCCTCTAGTAGCTGGTCCCAGGCCTACAGTTTCCATGGTTTCGATGGTGCAAACAGCACCAGTGCTGGCGCGATCAGTTAGTGCTGCTGGTCGACTGGGCCCCGAAAGTACTGCATATGGATCACAGAATTATGTTCCTCAGTCCTATCGAAATGCTATGATGGGTGGTCCTAGTGCTGGAAGTTCATCTACCTATTCTCATAATCATTCTGCCAGTTCAGTG AATGGGACTATGTGGATGGATCGCCCTCAGAGGGTAGTGGATGGTAACAGAAATCTACATCGTGATCATAATTCCCTGGCGAGTGAGCTTCATGGTCTTGAATTGAATGGTACAATTAATAGCAGATCTCAGGACCAACTCCCATCTGAATATCCAGCCTGCACGTCGGGTCGCCTAAGCAACCATGTACTTCCTGATGAGTTCCCACACCTCGACATCATCAACGACTTGCTTGATGACGGTCATGGAGTTGGAATGTCGTCCAGAATGAACTCTGACTATCAAATGTTCAGCAGCACGCCCCATCACATCAACAGGCAGTATACCTTCCCTGGCGACCCCAACATGTCAGGTGGGGCCGGTCCGTCAGCAAGCGCGTGCAGATTTGACAGAACAAGAAGTTATCACGACGACGGGTACCAACATAGTTATGGCACGCCCGGGAGAAGTTACGACACACTCAGGGATATGGTCCCACCGGGCAGTTCTCGGCCTTATGCAAATGGACAGGCTGATAGTTACATGGCGAGCCAGTGGCAGATGTCGGGTTCGGATCCACAGTTGAGGAACATGGACAGTGATGGCTATTCCTATCATTTACCAGAGTATCAGAACCTCAGTGCTGGCATCAATGGCTACACAGCATTCAGACCTTCAAATCGACCTTGA
- the LOC125192800 gene encoding TNF receptor-associated factor homolog 1b-like isoform X4 gives MTGDGRNLWSYQRERADRPFRCLDCLYRRELVRVYLTNVEQICRRFVEERRAKLGKLLEDKATWSSFCAFWLGIDQSSRRRMSREKSESILKVVVKQFFIEKEVTSTLVMDSLYSGLKALEGQNKGKKSKGKYLEAEELPVPIVGIEKDTFILVDDVLLLLERAAMEPLPPKDEKGPQNRTKDGTVGEEFNKDSIERDERRLTELGRRTIEIFVLAHIYSKIEVAYQEAVALKKQEELIREEEEKSRRGVDKEKKSKKKQAKQKKNNRKGKDKVKDDKPGCTVHDMIEQDSSSAERIEIAAEPETVLEKSDAVEDASDASDSVDGVPEILLPDSDDRDVSPVKSDTGTSEVHPPTGAPGSVTRGLPTGQNGTEGRPLSAVDDSSSNCSSDSVLSVRSGPQKGNSYDKNIKSPSRGRNSHSKKTSGTCEWVNEEPRQPFEAVQNARNTNDTSRCPNGAEQPSQAAGQSLQEKVRNGNVQKAGKKVEETGSLHNISKTKNDIEVEARGDNGARVTSSLKSPSNGTLLAAPVKVDTRSNASVSQVLVKKPSSNSPKQAVNPVLSVNSSENTPISKPVPQKFATLRPADKPAGYQKHTVNEKILTQEVIETAQQKPAASKPAEKPSGQKPVGTEKLSSHEVPATSDKPSIPPIPVMSRPLSAPLVAGPRPTVSMVSMVQTAPVLARSVSAAGRLGPESTAYGSQNYVPQSYRNAMMGGPSAGSSSTYSHNHSASSVVNTSHSYSQAPTLVSAPLFPSHSSDRIDTNPTKPSLSFGMLNNHDNMLQNGTMWMDRPQRVVDGNRNLHRDHNSLASELHGLELNGTINSRSQDQLPSEYPACTSGRLSNHVLPDEFPHLDIINDLLDDGHGVGMSSRMNSDYQMFSSTPHHINRQYTFPGDPNMSGGAGPSASACRFDRTRSYHDDGYQHSYGTPGRSYDTLRDMVPPGSSRPYANGQADSYMASQWQMSGSDPQLRNMDSDGYSYHLPEYQNLSAGINGYTAFRPSNRP, from the exons ATGACTGGGGATGGAAGAAATTTATGGAGCTATCAAAG GGAGAGAGCCGATCGACCTTTTCGTTGCCTTGACTGTCTATATCGGAGGGAACTTGTAAGAGTGTACTTAACGAATGTCGAACAGATTTGTCGGCGTTTTGTGGAAGAACGTAGGGCAAAACTCGGAAAACTATTAGAGGATAAAGCTACATGGTCTAG tTTCTGTGCTTTCTGGTTGGGTATTGACCAAAGTTCCCGCCGCCGTATGTCCCGAGAGAAGTCAGAGTCCATTCTGAAAGTTGTTGTGAAACAATTTTTCATAGAAAAGGAGGTGACATCCACTCTTGTCATGGATTCTTTGTATAGTGGTTTGAAAGCCCTTGAAGGCCAGAATAAGGGTAAAAAGAGTAAGGGCAAGTATTTAGAGGCAGAAGAATTACCAGTTCCTATAGTTGGCATTGAGAAAGATACGTTCATTTTGGTGGATGATGTATTGCTACTGCTAGAGCGGGCAGCTATGGAACCGTTGCCTCCAAAGGATGAGAAGGGTCCCCAAAATCGTACTAAG GATGGGACTGTAGGAGAGGAGTTCAACAAAGATTCTATTGAACGTGACGAGAGGAGACTTACTGAATTGGGTAGACGAACTATTGAGATATTTGTATTGGCCCACATATACAg taaaattgaGGTGGCATACCAAGAGGCCGTTGCCCTCAAGAAGCAAGAAGAACTCATCCGTGAAGAGGAGGAAAAATCCAGGCGAGGAGTTGATAAGGAAAAAAAGTCTAAAAAGAAACAG gcaaaacagaaaaagaataaCCGAAAAGGAAAGGataaagtgaaggatgacaaaccAGGCTGCACTGTCCATGACATGATTGAGCAAGATAGTTCTTCAGCTGAAAGAATAGAAATAGCTGCTGAGCCAGAAACTGTACTTGAAAAATCTGACGCAGTTGAAGATGCTTCTGATGCATCTGATTCTGTAGATGGTGTTCCCGAAATACTCCTACCTGATTCTGACGATAGAGATGTCAGTCCTGTCAAATCGGATACAGGTACTTCTGAAGTGCACCCCCCCACAGGAGCGCCGGGCAGTGTTACTAGAGGTCTTCCTACTGGGCAGAATGGCACAGAAGGAAGACCTCTATCTGCTGTAGATGATAGCTCTTCAAATTGTTCCTCTGACTCTGTGCTTTCTGTTAGAAGTGGGCCACAGAAAGGCAATTCATatgataaaaacataaaatctcCTAGCAG AGGGAGGAACAGCCATAGCAAGAAGACTTCTGGCACATGTGAGTGGGTTAATGAAGAACCTAGGCAACCATTTGAAGCTGTTCAAAATGCAAGGAACACAAATGACACATCTCGATGTCCGAATGGTGCTGAACAGCCATCTCAGGCTGCTGGTCAGTCTTTGCAGGAGAAGGTGAGAAATGGGAATGTGCAGAAAGCAGGGAAAAAG gTTGAAGAAACTGGTTCCCTGCATAACATTTCGAAGACTAAAAATGACATTGAAGTTGAAGCACGTGGGGATAATGGTGCGCGTGTAACTTCCTCGCTCAAGAGCCCTTCAAATGGAACACTACTAGCTGCTCCAGTGAAGGTGGATACAAGGAGCAATGCTTCAGTTAGTCAAGTCCTGGTCAAGAAACCATCCTCAAATAGTCCTAAACAAGCTGTCAACCCTGTACTTTCAGTGAATTCATCTGAAAATACTCCCATATCGAAACCTGTACCTCAAAAATTTGCTACCTTAAGACCTGCTGACAAGCCTGCTGGATATCAAAAGCACACTGTGAATGAGAAGATTCTGACACAGGAAGTGATTGAAACTGCCCAGCAGAAGCCTGCAGCCTCGAAACCTGCCGAGAAACCCTCTGGACAGAAACCCGTTGGAACTGAAAAGCTTTCCTCACATGAAGTGCCTGCCACGTCCGACAAGCCCTCCATTCCGCCGATACCCGTTATGTCAAGACCCTTGAGTGCCCCTCTAGTAGCTGGTCCCAGGCCTACAGTTTCCATGGTTTCGATGGTGCAAACAGCACCAGTGCTGGCGCGATCAGTTAGTGCTGCTGGTCGACTGGGCCCCGAAAGTACTGCATATGGATCACAGAATTATGTTCCTCAGTCCTATCGAAATGCTATGATGGGTGGTCCTAGTGCTGGAAGTTCATCTACCTATTCTCATAATCATTCTGCCAGTTCAGTGGTAAATACATCACATTCTTACTCACAAGCACCCACTCTTGTATCGGCGCCACTGTTTCCCTCCCACAGCTCCGATAGAATCGATACTAATCCGACCAAGCCGAGCCTCTCATTTGGGATGTTGAATAATCATGATAATATGTTGCAGAATGGGACTATGTGGATGGATCGCCCTCAGAGGGTAGTGGATGGTAACAGAAATCTACATCGTGATCATAATTCCCTGGCGAGTGAGCTTCATGGTCTTGAATTGAATGGTACAATTAATAGCAGATCTCAGGACCAACTCCCATCTGAATATCCAGCCTGCACGTCGGGTCGCCTAAGCAACCATGTACTTCCTGATGAGTTCCCACACCTCGACATCATCAACGACTTGCTTGATGACGGTCATGGAGTTGGAATGTCGTCCAGAATGAACTCTGACTATCAAATGTTCAGCAGCACGCCCCATCACATCAACAGGCAGTATACCTTCCCTGGCGACCCCAACATGTCAGGTGGGGCCGGTCCGTCAGCAAGCGCGTGCAGATTTGACAGAACAAGAAGTTATCACGACGACGGGTACCAACATAGTTATGGCACGCCCGGGAGAAGTTACGACACACTCAGGGATATGGTCCCACCGGGCAGTTCTCGGCCTTATGCAAATGGACAGGCTGATAGTTACATGGCGAGCCAGTGGCAGATGTCGGGTTCGGATCCACAGTTGAGGAACATGGACAGTGATGGCTATTCCTATCATTTACCAGAGTATCAGAACCTCAGTGCTGGCATCAATGGCTACACAGCATTCAGACCTTCAAATCGACCTTGA